From Carassius gibelio isolate Cgi1373 ecotype wild population from Czech Republic chromosome B23, carGib1.2-hapl.c, whole genome shotgun sequence, the proteins below share one genomic window:
- the LOC128011218 gene encoding tetraspanin-31 isoform X1, translating to MVCGGFTCSKNALCSLNVVYMLVGLLLIVVAAWRKGFGIVSSIHIIGGVIAVGFFLLLIAIVGLIGAVHHHQVMLFFYMIILFIVFLFQFGVSCSCLAMNQGQQEKLLNSSWGIMNNDTRIRLEKRLDCCGLFNDTQNQGVFVSDLHLCDAPCVKKKTCLTCGEKMLQHSSEALKILGGVGLFFSFTEILGVWLAMRYRNQKDPRANPSAFL from the exons ATGGTGTGTGGAGGATTTACGTGCTCGAAAAACGCCCTCTGTTCACTAAATGTAGTTTATATG CTGGTGGGTCTCCTGTTGATTGTCGTAGCAGCATGGAGGAAAGGCTTTGGCATTGTCTCCAGCATCCACATCATCGGAGGCGTGATTGCCGTGggcttctttcttcttctgatcGCCATTGTGGGACTCATTGGAGCTGTCCATCATCACCAAGTCATGCTTTTCTTT TACATGATCATTCTCTTCATCGTGTTCCTTTTCCAATTTGGGGTTTCCTGTTCATGTCTGGCCATGAATCAGGGTCAACAG GAGAAGCTGCTGAATTCATCCTGGGGAATAATGAATAACGACACAAGAATCAGGCTTGAGAAGAGGTTGGACTGCTGTGGCCTGTTCAATGATACCCAGAACCAGGGAGTGTTTGTGTCTGACTTACACCTCTGTGATGCT CCATGTGTAAAAAAGAAGACCTGCCTCACCTGCGGCGAAAAGATGCTCCAACATTCATCAGAAGCTTTGAAGATCCTTGGAGGAGTCGGCCTCTTTTTCAGCTTTACAGAG ATCTTAGGTGTTTGGCTGGCCATGCGCTACAGAAACCAAAAGGACCCGAGAGCGAACCCCAGTGCATTCTTATAG
- the LOC128011218 gene encoding tetraspanin-31 isoform X2 gives MLFFYMIILFIVFLFQFGVSCSCLAMNQGQQEKLLNSSWGIMNNDTRIRLEKRLDCCGLFNDTQNQGVFVSDLHLCDAPCVKKKTCLTCGEKMLQHSSEALKILGGVGLFFSFTEILGVWLAMRYRNQKDPRANPSAFL, from the exons ATGCTTTTCTTT TACATGATCATTCTCTTCATCGTGTTCCTTTTCCAATTTGGGGTTTCCTGTTCATGTCTGGCCATGAATCAGGGTCAACAG GAGAAGCTGCTGAATTCATCCTGGGGAATAATGAATAACGACACAAGAATCAGGCTTGAGAAGAGGTTGGACTGCTGTGGCCTGTTCAATGATACCCAGAACCAGGGAGTGTTTGTGTCTGACTTACACCTCTGTGATGCT CCATGTGTAAAAAAGAAGACCTGCCTCACCTGCGGCGAAAAGATGCTCCAACATTCATCAGAAGCTTTGAAGATCCTTGGAGGAGTCGGCCTCTTTTTCAGCTTTACAGAG ATCTTAGGTGTTTGGCTGGCCATGCGCTACAGAAACCAAAAGGACCCGAGAGCGAACCCCAGTGCATTCTTATAG
- the LOC128011159 gene encoding E3 ubiquitin-protein ligase MARCHF9-like, with amino-acid sequence MFKNRIRMFFNELKVLVFMRSGSRRSESDAEPSRRPSSSMRGLGMGGCGWPPFVDCSSRDDEEEYYGSDPRPRSLAFEEKDPKLQAGLDAVSLTSSTGSGMRTPQCRICFQGPEQGELLSPCRCNGSVRCTHQPCLIRWISERGSWSCELCYFKYQVLAISTKNPLQWQAISLTVIEKVQIAAIILGSLFLIASISWLVWSSLSPSAKWQRQDLLFQICYGMYGFMDIVCIGLIIHEGSSVYRIFKRWQAVNQQWKVLNYEKSKDLGDPLSSSSKSGSRGSRSTPHGLASGSRGGQRVRRLRTILNHHCGYTILHILSQLRPTDTRLGTATNREVVMRVTTV; translated from the exons ATGTTCAAGAACCGGATCCGCATGTTTTTTAACGAACTGAAGGTGCTGGTTTTTATGCGATCCGGTTCTAGACGCTCCGAGAGTGACGCAGAGCCGAGCAGACGACCCAGCAGCAGCATGAGGGGACTCGGGATGGGCGGCTGCGGATGGCCGCCCTTCGTTGACTGCTCCAGCCGCGACGACGAGGAAGAATACTACGGGAGCGACCCCCGGCCCAGGAGTCTGGCGTTTGAGGAGAAAGACCCCAAACTGCAGGCGGGCCTGGACGCGGTCAGCCTCACCAGCAGCACGGGCAGCGGCATGAGAACACCTCAGTGTCGAATCTGCTTCCAAGGGCCAGAGCAG GGGGAGCTGTTGAGCCCATGCCGCTGTAACGGCTCCGTGCGCTGCACCCATCAGCCCTGTCTGATTCGCTGGATCAGCGAGAGAGGCTCCTGGAGCTGTGAGCTCTGCTACTTCAAGTACCAAGTCCTGGCCATCAGCACCAAGAACCCGCTGCAG TGGCAGGCGATTTCTCTGACGGTGATTGAGAAGGTGCAGATCGCTGCCATTATCCTGGGCTCACTCTTCCTCATCGCCAGTATCTCGTGGCTGGTGTGGTCTTCTCTCAGCCCGTCTGCCAAGTGGCAGCGCCAGGACCTGCTCTTCCAGATCTGCTACGGCATGTACGGCTTCATGGACATTGTGTGCATAG GCCTTATAATCCACGAGGGCTCATCCGTGTATAGAATCTTCAAGCGATGGCAGGCTGTGAACCAGCAGTGGAAAGTGTTGAACTATGAGAAGTCGAAGGACTTGGGAGACCCGCTGAGCTCCAGCAGTAAGTCAGGCAGCCGCGGCTCGCGCAGCACCCCACACGGCCTGGCCAGCGGCAGCAGGGGGGGCCAGCGAGTGCGCAGGTTAAGGACTATCCTCAACCACCACTGCGGCTACACCATCCTCCACATCCTCAGCCAGCTGCGGCCCACCGACACGCGGCTCGGAACCGCCACCAACCGCGAGGTGGTGATGCGGGTCACGACCGTATGA